A part of Chanos chanos chromosome 9, fChaCha1.1, whole genome shotgun sequence genomic DNA contains:
- the cebpb gene encoding CCAAT/enhancer-binding protein beta — protein MEVAGFYEGDCLAFHKSNSISSPVNDGISKQPIDGSMTKLGISEHEKAIDFSIYLDSALQYQQLASQSETHQQQRGVDIFADFLAEESKSRRVQSLPNYRNYISLNDREPNNTQRQANQLGFAELQETRVDNVFSPDFLGNFVKGSLRDELKDDTRMDSSGFDMRSYLQYQTAPSGSLGNISTASSSCSSPPGTPAPPGKARSPQQSGKMPSSGKGKKRLDKDSEEYRLRRERNNLAVRKSRDKAKMRNLETQHKVLELAAENDRLQKRVEQLSRELATLRNLLSATGQC, from the coding sequence ATGGAAGTGGCCGGTTTTTACGAGGGGGATTGCCTTGCTTTCCACAAAAGCAATAGTATCAGCAGTCCCGTCAACGACGGCATTAGCAAGCAGCCCATTGACGGCTCGATGACGAAGCTTGGCATCTCTGAGCACGAGAAGGCGATTGACTTCAGCATTTACTTGGACTCTGCTCTGCAGTATCAACAGCTGGCTTCTCAAAGCGAAACTCATCAGCAGCAGCGCGGAGTGGACATCTTCGCAGATTTCCTTGCCGAGGAGAGCAAGAGTAGGAGAGTTCAGTCCTTACCAAACTACAGAAACTACATTTCGCTGAACGACCGGGAACCGAATAACACTCAGAGACAAGCAAATCAGCTTGGGTTCGCTGAACTGCAAGAGACTCGGGTGGACAACGTCTTCAGCCCGGACTTTCTTGGAAACTTCGTTAAAGGCAGCTTAAGGGACGAACTGAAAGACGATACACGAATGGATTCGTCAGGGTTTGACATGCGGTCATATCTGCAATATCAGACAGCTCCGAGTGGAAGCCTTGGGAACATTTCCACTGCATCATCCTCCTGCTCAAGCCCACCTGGTACACCTGCCCCACCAGGTAAGGCAAGGTCGCCACAGCAGTCCGGCAAAATGCCCTCGTCTGGCAAAGGAAAGAAGCGACTGGACAAGGATAGCGAGGAGTACAGGCTTCGCCGTGAGAGGAACAATCTAGCCGTGCGCAAAAGCAGGGATAAAGCTAAAATGCGCAACCTggaaacacagcacaaagtgCTCGAGTTGGCCGCAGAGAACGACCGTTTACAGAAGCGCGTGGAGCAGCTGTCAAGAGAGTTAGCCACGCTGCGCAACTTGCTTTCCGCCACCGGCCAGTGCTAA